The Bryobacteraceae bacterium genome includes a window with the following:
- a CDS encoding oxidoreductase: protein MASLHYYGFVIERRTLGRTGFQVSEIGFGAWGIGGNQWRGHSEDEARAALRRALELGMNFIDTALAYNEGHSERIIGETLRETGAQAYVATKVPPMNRIWPAQPGIGIEQVFPYDYIIRCTETSLRNLGVETLDLQQFHVWNPEWLERDDWRRAVEDTKKSGKVRFWGISINDHQPDSALDAVRTGLIDTVQVIYNIFDQSPERNLFPLCQQLNIGVLARCPLDEGALTGTITPETAFDPGEFRAFYFRGDRKQQVFERVQVLISDLKAAGLDRPLAETALRFCLSHPAVSTVIPGMRRVRNVENNAAVSALGPLPASILEVLRRHVWNKNFYS from the coding sequence ATGGCGTCCCTCCACTATTATGGTTTCGTGATTGAAAGACGTACACTCGGCAGGACAGGATTCCAGGTTTCCGAAATCGGCTTCGGCGCCTGGGGCATCGGCGGCAATCAGTGGCGCGGGCATTCAGAAGACGAGGCGCGCGCCGCCCTGCGCCGCGCTCTCGAGCTGGGGATGAACTTCATCGACACGGCTCTCGCCTACAACGAAGGCCACAGCGAACGGATCATTGGCGAAACGTTGCGCGAAACCGGCGCGCAGGCGTATGTCGCCACCAAAGTGCCGCCGATGAACCGAATCTGGCCCGCGCAGCCCGGCATCGGCATCGAGCAGGTGTTCCCTTACGACTACATCATCCGGTGCACGGAGACGTCGTTGCGCAATCTGGGCGTCGAGACTCTCGACCTGCAGCAGTTCCACGTCTGGAATCCCGAGTGGCTCGAACGCGACGACTGGCGCCGCGCCGTGGAGGACACGAAGAAAAGCGGCAAGGTGCGTTTCTGGGGCATCTCCATTAACGATCACCAGCCGGACTCTGCTCTCGATGCCGTCCGCACCGGCCTGATCGACACCGTGCAGGTGATCTACAACATTTTCGACCAGAGCCCGGAGCGGAACCTGTTCCCGCTCTGCCAGCAGCTCAACATCGGCGTCCTGGCCCGCTGCCCGCTGGATGAGGGCGCTCTGACTGGAACGATCACTCCAGAGACCGCGTTCGATCCTGGCGAGTTCCGCGCGTTTTACTTCCGCGGCGACCGCAAGCAGCAGGTCTTCGAGCGTGTGCAGGTGCTCATCTCGGACCTGAAGGCGGCGGGGCTCGACCGCCCGCTGGCCGAAACCGCCCTGCGCTTCTGCCTCTCGCACCCTGCCGTGTCCACCGTCATTCCCGGCATGCGGCGCGTACGAAACGTCGAGAACAATGCCGCCGTCTCAGCACTGGGGCCGTTGCCTGCCTCAATCCTGGAGGTCCTGCGGCGCCATGTCTGGAACAAGAATTTTTATTCTTAG
- a CDS encoding transcriptional regulator, protein MKQGRTAAADVDRLAGMMDAMGAPQRLRIMRLLLAAHPEGMPAGEIQAELEIPASTLSHHLDKLRQAGLVRVRREGTYLWYSADTEALENLLSFLYAECCTRTRVIEPEAVTKLSGLKCRR, encoded by the coding sequence ATGAAACAAGGCAGGACGGCGGCGGCCGATGTGGACCGTCTGGCAGGAATGATGGACGCCATGGGCGCGCCGCAGCGCCTGCGCATCATGCGGTTGCTGCTTGCCGCGCATCCGGAAGGCATGCCGGCAGGCGAAATTCAGGCGGAATTGGAGATCCCCGCCTCCACGCTGTCGCACCATCTGGACAAGTTGCGCCAGGCCGGCCTGGTCCGCGTCAGGCGTGAAGGAACCTACCTCTGGTATTCGGCGGACACGGAAGCTCTGGAGAACCTGCTCTCCTTCCTGTACGCCGAGTGCTGCACGCGGACGCGCGTCATTGAGCCTGAAGCCGTCACGAAACTCTCAGGCCTGAAATGCAGGAGATGA
- a CDS encoding arsenite S-adenosylmethyltransferase: MNDNKPVQEAVRERYAKAALQVVQEGVSSCCSTPAACGGESADPITSGLYSENETAVLPETAVAASLGCGNPTAMAELKPGETVLDLGSGGGIDVLLSARRVGPQGKAYGLDMTDEMLELARENQRKAGVENAEFLKGEIENIPLPDESVDVVISNCVINLSGDKDRVLREVFRVLKPGGRLAVADVVVRGEVPAEIRRNIELWAGCIAGALEEGEYRGKLESAGFVDISIEPYRVYNIDDARQFLAEAGVDVEAAAAAAAGKFMSAYVKARRP, from the coding sequence ATGAACGACAACAAACCGGTGCAGGAAGCCGTGCGCGAGCGATACGCCAAAGCGGCTCTCCAGGTGGTGCAGGAGGGCGTCAGTTCCTGCTGCTCAACTCCGGCAGCCTGTGGCGGAGAAAGCGCCGACCCCATCACCAGCGGTCTGTACTCGGAAAACGAGACCGCCGTGCTGCCGGAGACTGCGGTGGCCGCTTCGCTCGGCTGCGGCAATCCGACGGCGATGGCGGAGCTGAAGCCCGGCGAAACCGTGCTCGACCTGGGCAGCGGCGGCGGCATTGACGTGCTGCTGTCGGCTCGCCGTGTCGGACCGCAGGGCAAAGCCTACGGTCTTGACATGACTGACGAGATGCTCGAACTGGCGCGCGAAAATCAGCGCAAGGCGGGCGTCGAAAATGCCGAGTTCCTCAAGGGCGAGATTGAGAATATCCCCCTGCCTGACGAATCCGTGGACGTGGTGATCTCGAACTGCGTCATCAATCTCTCGGGCGACAAGGACCGCGTGCTGCGGGAAGTGTTCCGCGTGCTGAAGCCCGGCGGACGGCTGGCCGTCGCTGACGTCGTCGTCCGCGGAGAGGTGCCTGCAGAGATCCGCCGCAACATCGAGCTTTGGGCGGGCTGCATCGCTGGAGCCCTCGAAGAGGGCGAATACCGGGGCAAACTGGAATCTGCCGGATTCGTGGACATCTCCATCGAGCCCTACCGCGTATACAACATCGACGACGCGCGGCAGTTCCTTGCCGAGGCGGGCGTAGACGTGGAAGCGGCTGCCGCGGCTGCCGCAGGGAAGTTCATGAGCGCGTATGTCAAGGCGCGGAGGCCCTGA
- a CDS encoding protein-tyrosine-phosphatase has product MERILVLCTGNSARSQMAEGLLRAALGGRFEICSAGSKPSLVRPEAIAVMRELGIDISGHRSKHLDEFRGTEFRYVITVCDNAAETCPVFPGVAERIHWSFEDPAAVEGDEETRLSAFRRIRDQIAERVRAFTAALNS; this is encoded by the coding sequence ATGGAGAGAATCCTCGTTCTATGCACGGGCAACTCCGCGCGCAGCCAGATGGCCGAAGGGCTCCTGCGCGCCGCGCTCGGTGGCCGCTTCGAGATCTGCAGCGCCGGCTCGAAGCCGAGTCTGGTGCGCCCGGAAGCCATCGCCGTCATGCGCGAACTGGGCATCGACATCAGCGGCCACCGCTCGAAACATCTGGATGAGTTCCGCGGCACAGAGTTCCGCTATGTCATCACGGTCTGCGACAACGCCGCCGAAACATGCCCGGTTTTTCCTGGCGTTGCGGAGCGCATCCACTGGAGCTTCGAAGATCCCGCCGCCGTGGAAGGCGATGAAGAGACGCGGCTGTCCGCCTTCCGACGCATCCGGGATCAGATCGCGGAACGCGTGCGCGCCTTCACCGCTGCTCTGAACAGCTGA
- a CDS encoding dehydrogenase — protein sequence MKQDGPSRRHVFFGALLAGALPGAGYGSVPSLTLAGYKSPNEKLNIAAIGAGGKGYSDIMNCAATENIVAMADPDDRRAERTYKQFPDVPKYKDFRRMFDKEGKNIDAVLVSCPDHMHGTAAMWAIVRGKHVYCQKPLVRTVWEAQELLKAAQKYRVATQMGNQGYSNEGARQACEIVWAGDIGEVREVHAWTDRPGRYWPQDPSVEPKEAPVPEWLDWEAWLGCAPPRPYSPAYCPHHWRGFPDFGCGAIGDMACHILGTPNMALRLSEAWPASVECVKKEGAGKYTFPHRTVIRFEFPARGNMPPLTLTWYDSLKEMPKFEGVPEGEQLGDSDINGSLFIGSKGMLTTGCYGENTRLVPAARMKDYRFPPPLLTRSPGHYRDWIRACKGGEPACSNFNVAAPFVSWMLLGVIAMRFEGKLLWDARRMEFTNNREANQYLKPVFRKGWQFAG from the coding sequence ATGAAGCAGGATGGACCTTCGCGCAGACACGTCTTCTTTGGTGCGCTGCTGGCGGGCGCCTTGCCCGGCGCCGGCTATGGCAGCGTGCCCTCGCTGACGCTGGCGGGCTACAAGAGCCCGAACGAGAAGCTCAACATCGCCGCCATCGGCGCGGGCGGCAAGGGCTACTCCGACATCATGAACTGCGCTGCCACGGAAAACATCGTGGCGATGGCGGACCCGGACGACAGGCGCGCCGAGCGGACCTACAAGCAGTTTCCGGATGTTCCCAAATACAAAGACTTCCGCCGGATGTTCGACAAAGAAGGGAAGAACATCGACGCCGTCCTGGTCTCCTGCCCCGACCATATGCACGGCACGGCCGCCATGTGGGCCATCGTGCGCGGCAAGCATGTTTACTGCCAGAAGCCGCTGGTGCGCACGGTCTGGGAGGCGCAGGAGCTGCTGAAGGCCGCGCAGAAATACCGGGTCGCCACGCAGATGGGCAATCAGGGCTATTCGAATGAAGGCGCGCGGCAGGCCTGCGAAATCGTGTGGGCGGGCGACATCGGCGAAGTGCGGGAAGTCCATGCGTGGACCGACCGTCCGGGCCGCTACTGGCCGCAGGACCCGAGCGTGGAACCCAAAGAGGCGCCCGTGCCGGAATGGCTCGACTGGGAAGCGTGGCTCGGGTGCGCTCCGCCGCGTCCCTACAGCCCGGCGTACTGTCCGCACCACTGGCGGGGCTTTCCCGACTTCGGCTGCGGCGCCATCGGCGACATGGCATGCCACATCCTTGGCACGCCGAACATGGCGCTGCGCCTGAGCGAGGCGTGGCCTGCCAGCGTCGAGTGCGTGAAGAAAGAGGGCGCCGGCAAATACACGTTCCCGCACAGGACCGTCATCCGCTTCGAGTTTCCCGCGCGCGGCAACATGCCGCCTCTGACGCTGACCTGGTACGACAGCCTCAAGGAAATGCCGAAATTCGAAGGTGTTCCCGAGGGCGAGCAGCTTGGCGACTCCGACATCAATGGCAGCCTTTTCATCGGCAGCAAAGGCATGCTCACCACGGGCTGCTACGGCGAGAACACGCGCCTCGTGCCTGCCGCGCGGATGAAAGACTACCGCTTCCCGCCGCCGCTTCTGACGCGCTCGCCCGGCCACTACCGCGACTGGATCCGCGCCTGCAAAGGCGGCGAGCCCGCCTGCTCGAACTTCAATGTGGCTGCTCCTTTTGTCTCCTGGATGCTGCTGGGTGTCATCGCCATGCGTTTCGAGGGAAAGCTTCTTTGGGATGCGCGCCGCATGGAGTTCACGAACAACAGGGAAGCCAACCAGTACCTGAAACCCGTCTTCCGCAAGGGCTGGCAGTTCGCCGGATAA
- a CDS encoding oxidoreductase codes for MPDLTRRDMLAATAALGIPGARAASDGKLRAGLVGCGGRGTQAVTDLLVGNENVELVAMADVFEDKLEGSLRSLREGRGLKRYENIPVPRGGRTKVMTMEDLMKDVPARIQVPPENHFVGFDAYRKVIDSGVDIVMLCTPPGYRPMHFEAAIAAGKHVFTEKPVATDPVGCRRFMAAAKLSEQKKLTVVSGAQRHAQREYIETVDRIKNGAIGEIRALYSHYLSGPVFHVKARDPKWSDFEWQHRNWYSFVWICGDQIVEQHYHNIDFINWVMGTHPVKVVASGGISWRKGDDLYGNIYDHMASDFEYPGGIRYSSHCRQYPQGCTRDVSDLIVGTKGVSNGLDLASGKGINPYVQEHIHLINSIRGTGPYFNEAMMVAEATMTAIMGRESAYSGIEVTWDMIMNSQLDLMPKAFDYKLQLEPPPLPEPGKYKFI; via the coding sequence ATGCCAGACCTGACAAGAAGAGACATGCTGGCAGCTACGGCTGCGCTGGGCATTCCCGGGGCGCGCGCCGCCTCCGACGGAAAGCTGCGCGCCGGGCTGGTCGGCTGCGGCGGGCGCGGCACGCAGGCGGTCACGGACCTGCTGGTGGGAAACGAGAATGTCGAGCTGGTGGCGATGGCCGATGTCTTCGAGGACAAACTGGAAGGCTCGCTGCGCAGCCTGCGGGAGGGCCGCGGCCTCAAGCGGTACGAGAACATCCCGGTGCCGCGCGGCGGGCGGACGAAAGTGATGACGATGGAAGACCTGATGAAGGATGTCCCGGCCCGCATCCAGGTGCCGCCGGAGAATCACTTTGTCGGGTTTGACGCCTACAGGAAAGTGATCGATTCGGGCGTCGACATCGTCATGCTGTGCACGCCGCCCGGCTACCGGCCCATGCACTTCGAGGCCGCCATCGCCGCCGGCAAGCATGTGTTTACCGAAAAGCCCGTGGCCACGGATCCGGTCGGCTGCCGGCGCTTCATGGCGGCGGCGAAGCTCTCCGAACAGAAGAAGCTGACCGTCGTGAGCGGCGCGCAGCGGCACGCCCAGCGCGAGTACATTGAAACGGTCGACCGCATCAAGAACGGCGCCATCGGCGAAATCCGGGCCCTGTACTCGCACTATCTTTCTGGCCCCGTCTTCCACGTGAAAGCGCGCGACCCGAAGTGGTCCGACTTCGAGTGGCAGCACCGCAACTGGTACAGCTTCGTCTGGATCTGCGGCGACCAGATTGTCGAGCAGCACTATCACAACATCGACTTCATCAACTGGGTGATGGGCACCCACCCGGTGAAAGTCGTCGCCAGCGGCGGCATCTCCTGGCGCAAGGGCGACGACCTGTACGGCAACATCTACGACCACATGGCGTCGGACTTCGAGTATCCGGGCGGAATCCGGTACTCCTCGCATTGCCGCCAGTATCCGCAGGGCTGCACCCGCGATGTCAGCGACCTGATCGTCGGCACGAAGGGCGTCAGCAACGGGCTGGATCTTGCCTCCGGCAAGGGCATCAACCCTTACGTCCAGGAGCATATCCACCTGATCAATTCCATCCGCGGCACCGGCCCGTATTTCAACGAGGCGATGATGGTGGCGGAGGCCACGATGACCGCGATCATGGGCCGTGAATCGGCCTACTCGGGCATCGAGGTCACGTGGGACATGATCATGAACTCGCAGCTCGACCTCATGCCGAAGGCGTTCGACTACAAGCTGCAGCTCGAGCCGCCGCCGCTGCCCGAACCGGGCAAGTACAAGTTCATCTGA
- a CDS encoding outer membrane protein, with protein MKHLLVFCCSFSCLCVLAAQDTPKGAIAGDVIDGTNGQPIPKATIVVATQPPLRLQSDEYGKYRIELPAGRYRILVSAEKYLDAVIETIEVKPGETADGTVVLATKSQVTKVDVQETVTPVAATAEAMLVERKLAATVTDGLSAEEIRQTVASDAAGALQKVTGVSVVESGYVYVRGLGERYSSTMLNNSLIPTTEPEKRVVPLDLFPAALIESIRVVKSYTPDLPGEFSAGVVQLTTVDFPAQPVLKVSMSTGYNTATTRKRFMTYPGGRLDALGADDGTRALPSAVPADQRIIPGRFTPAQLQEIGRSFANNWEPLFVDQMRPQQSYSVVGGNTFKRVGIVGALTFSNRPQNQFELQRYIRMGGGKPLIFTNYEDFNSGNEAIRLGGVLNVAFKLSANNKVVVRNTLTRDTDKEAREFRGYDGSNDSTLWSQRLRWVERSLLSTSIEGTHALVDHGNWNFRWQFTTAESRRDEPDMREVIRGQLEDGRWSFAALSSSGMRFSNGLQERLYEPQGEISKPFYKGWLTGAFSVGFRGTFRDRTFQARRFRFIPIRSTTLNLFAPSNELFAPSNIRPDGFQIIEFTRATDRYEATMDIYAGYVMADLNLGPRWRVTGGVRVEDADITVTTLDPLIPNARPQIASLINRDPMPGVNVTYMITPRQNLRAGFSKTVSRPDFRELSPFDFNNVYGGFVTQGNPNLVRAQVQNTDFRWEWFPGGNRLLAASFFHKDFNNPIEVTILPANDLRQTFVNAAGARNIGFEIEGRTTLSVLTPRLRELFVGGNYTFVDSQIRIRPQDSILLTNPNRPLIGTSRHIFNVLAEWKKPRWRSESRFDFNFVGRRISDVGTFGVPDIYQEPLTMLDFSYRFYLVETGKYSIRFTGENLADNHYHWTQGEFTQRSFRLGRTFTVGLAVNIF; from the coding sequence ATGAAACATCTCCTCGTCTTCTGCTGTTCTTTCTCCTGCCTTTGCGTCCTCGCCGCACAAGACACGCCGAAGGGCGCGATTGCGGGCGACGTGATCGACGGAACGAACGGGCAGCCGATCCCCAAAGCCACCATCGTGGTGGCCACTCAGCCGCCGCTTCGCCTGCAGTCCGATGAATACGGAAAGTATCGGATTGAACTGCCCGCAGGACGCTACCGGATCCTGGTCTCGGCAGAGAAGTACCTGGACGCCGTGATCGAAACGATTGAAGTGAAGCCGGGAGAAACAGCGGATGGCACAGTCGTGCTGGCAACAAAATCCCAGGTGACCAAGGTTGACGTTCAGGAAACGGTCACTCCGGTTGCCGCCACGGCAGAGGCGATGCTGGTCGAGCGGAAGCTGGCCGCGACGGTGACAGACGGCCTGTCGGCCGAGGAGATCCGGCAGACCGTGGCATCGGACGCCGCCGGAGCGTTGCAGAAGGTGACGGGCGTCTCGGTGGTCGAGTCCGGTTATGTGTACGTCCGCGGACTGGGGGAGCGCTACAGCTCAACGATGCTGAACAACTCCCTGATTCCGACGACGGAACCCGAGAAGCGCGTCGTTCCCCTGGATCTGTTTCCCGCAGCGCTGATTGAAAGCATCCGCGTCGTGAAGAGTTACACGCCTGATCTGCCCGGAGAGTTCTCCGCTGGCGTCGTGCAGCTGACGACCGTCGATTTCCCCGCGCAGCCGGTTCTGAAGGTCTCGATGAGCACCGGCTACAACACCGCCACGACGCGGAAACGCTTCATGACTTATCCGGGAGGCAGGCTGGACGCTCTGGGCGCAGATGACGGCACGCGCGCGCTGCCTTCCGCTGTGCCTGCCGATCAGCGCATCATCCCCGGAAGGTTCACCCCGGCGCAGTTGCAGGAGATCGGCCGTTCGTTCGCCAACAACTGGGAACCGCTGTTCGTAGACCAGATGCGGCCCCAGCAGAGCTACTCGGTGGTGGGCGGCAACACGTTCAAGCGCGTGGGCATCGTGGGCGCGCTGACCTTCTCCAACCGCCCCCAAAACCAGTTTGAATTGCAGCGCTACATCCGCATGGGCGGCGGCAAGCCGTTGATCTTCACCAATTACGAAGACTTCAACTCGGGCAACGAGGCCATCCGCCTCGGCGGCGTGCTCAACGTAGCGTTCAAGTTGTCGGCCAACAACAAGGTTGTGGTGCGCAACACGCTGACGCGCGATACGGACAAGGAGGCCCGCGAATTCCGCGGCTACGATGGCTCCAATGACAGCACGCTGTGGTCCCAGCGGCTGCGCTGGGTCGAGCGGTCCCTGCTCTCCACGAGCATTGAGGGCACTCACGCGCTTGTCGATCACGGCAACTGGAATTTCCGCTGGCAGTTCACCACGGCGGAATCGCGCCGCGACGAGCCGGACATGCGCGAAGTCATCCGCGGCCAGCTGGAAGACGGGCGTTGGAGCTTCGCCGCGCTCTCCAGCTCGGGCATGCGGTTCTCCAATGGACTTCAAGAGCGGCTGTATGAACCTCAGGGCGAGATTTCAAAGCCTTTCTACAAGGGCTGGCTCACGGGAGCGTTCTCGGTGGGCTTCCGCGGCACGTTCCGCGACAGGACGTTCCAGGCCCGGCGATTCCGCTTCATCCCGATCCGGTCCACGACCCTGAATCTGTTCGCCCCGTCGAATGAACTGTTCGCGCCGTCCAATATCCGCCCGGATGGGTTCCAGATCATCGAATTCACGCGCGCCACGGACCGCTACGAAGCCACCATGGACATTTACGCAGGCTACGTGATGGCCGACCTGAATCTGGGTCCGCGCTGGCGCGTCACGGGCGGAGTCCGCGTGGAGGACGCCGACATCACGGTGACGACTCTGGATCCCCTGATCCCGAACGCCCGGCCGCAAATCGCCTCGCTCATCAACCGCGACCCCATGCCCGGCGTGAACGTGACCTACATGATCACGCCGCGCCAGAACCTGCGCGCGGGCTTTTCGAAAACGGTTTCCCGCCCTGATTTCCGCGAGCTTTCCCCGTTCGACTTCAACAACGTGTACGGCGGCTTCGTCACGCAGGGCAACCCGAACCTCGTGCGCGCCCAGGTGCAGAACACGGATTTCCGCTGGGAATGGTTCCCCGGCGGCAACCGCCTGCTGGCAGCCAGCTTCTTCCACAAGGATTTCAACAACCCGATCGAAGTCACGATCCTGCCCGCCAACGACCTCCGGCAGACTTTCGTCAACGCCGCCGGCGCGCGGAACATCGGCTTCGAAATCGAAGGACGGACGACGCTTTCCGTGCTGACCCCGCGGCTGCGGGAGCTCTTCGTCGGGGGTAATTACACGTTTGTGGATTCCCAGATCCGCATCCGGCCTCAAGACTCCATCCTCCTGACGAACCCGAACCGGCCGCTCATCGGCACTTCCAGGCACATCTTCAATGTGCTGGCGGAGTGGAAAAAACCCCGGTGGCGCTCGGAAAGCCGTTTCGACTTTAACTTTGTTGGGCGCCGAATTTCCGACGTCGGTACTTTCGGAGTTCCTGACATTTATCAGGAGCCGCTGACCATGCTGGATTTCAGCTACCGTTTTTACCTTGTTGAAACCGGAAAGTACTCGATCCGATTCACAGGGGAAAACCTTGCGGACAACCATTACCACTGGACGCAGGGTGAGTTCACGCAGCGTAGTTTCAGGCTGGGCCGCACGTTTACGGTGGGCCTGGCAGTGAACATCTTCTGA
- a CDS encoding ATPase has protein sequence MGRLQVLVGANGSGKTTFLDALAFISDLLGDGFEKAIASRTSNPLDLLWGRTPGSFELAIEAEIPPKVRPARNGDQYHFVRYELKIVVESPTSEPRIEEETALLLPAAPKPVREDVQLGLFPRRLTPPSTLFRKASGRAKTVFSKTPGGNDNYYSETGRSGGRGWFPSIRLGPKRSAFLNLLEDPERFPATGWLREHLRAGLQRVTLNSLAIRRPSPPGSGIRFRPDGSNLPWVVKSLKESYPSRFQNWVEHVRTAIGDLEDIRVVVREEDRHAYLVARYQGGLEVPSWMISDGTLRLLALTILAYLPGTEDLFLIEEPENGIHPTAMQTIYQSLGSVYDGQVLIATHSPVVLAVSRPTELLCFAKNEDGATDIIRGHSHPALRDWKEGINLSNLFASGIL, from the coding sequence ATGGGGCGGCTGCAGGTGCTGGTAGGGGCGAACGGAAGCGGCAAGACAACCTTTCTGGACGCCTTGGCGTTCATCTCGGATCTGCTTGGCGATGGCTTTGAGAAGGCCATCGCATCCAGGACAAGCAATCCGCTGGATTTGCTTTGGGGCAGAACACCCGGATCATTCGAACTTGCCATCGAGGCCGAGATCCCCCCGAAAGTGCGGCCTGCGCGAAATGGGGATCAATACCACTTCGTGCGGTACGAGCTGAAAATCGTGGTCGAATCTCCCACAAGCGAGCCACGGATTGAGGAAGAAACGGCATTGCTACTCCCTGCGGCGCCCAAGCCGGTTCGGGAAGATGTACAGCTCGGGCTGTTTCCCAGGCGTCTGACTCCTCCTTCGACGCTTTTCCGCAAAGCGTCTGGCAGAGCGAAGACGGTCTTCTCCAAGACCCCCGGCGGGAACGACAACTATTATTCAGAGACCGGCAGGTCCGGAGGGCGCGGATGGTTTCCATCGATCCGGTTAGGACCGAAGCGATCCGCTTTCCTGAATCTCCTGGAGGATCCTGAGCGGTTTCCTGCCACAGGCTGGCTGCGGGAACACTTGCGGGCAGGTCTGCAAAGAGTCACTCTCAATAGCCTGGCGATACGGCGTCCGAGCCCGCCTGGCAGTGGTATCCGGTTTCGCCCCGATGGTTCTAACTTGCCGTGGGTGGTGAAATCGCTCAAAGAGAGCTATCCGTCCCGGTTTCAGAACTGGGTCGAGCATGTGAGGACGGCCATCGGAGACCTTGAGGATATCCGGGTCGTCGTGCGAGAGGAGGATCGTCACGCTTATCTTGTGGCGCGATACCAGGGAGGACTGGAAGTTCCGTCCTGGATGATATCCGATGGAACTTTGCGCCTCCTCGCTCTCACGATTCTTGCTTATTTGCCAGGCACCGAGGATCTGTTCCTGATCGAAGAACCTGAAAACGGCATTCATCCCACGGCGATGCAGACCATTTACCAGTCTCTCGGGTCTGTCTACGATGGACAAGTGTTGATCGCGACGCATTCGCCTGTGGTTCTGGCCGTGTCCAGACCAACTGAGCTTCTTTGCTTCGCCAAGAACGAGGATGGAGCCACCGACATCATCCGCGGCCACTCACATCCGGCTCTCCGGGACTGGAAGGAAGGCATAAATCTCTCGAACCTGTTTGCCTCGGGGATCCTGTAA
- the eutM gene encoding ethanolamine utilization protein EutM, with translation MGEALGMVETRGLVAMIEAADAMVKAAKVTLVGWEKIGSGYVTALVRGDVAAVRAATDAGAAAARRVGELVAVHVIPRPHPSLEDVLPIGKSSK, from the coding sequence ATGGGTGAAGCGTTGGGAATGGTTGAGACGCGCGGTCTGGTGGCCATGATCGAGGCCGCCGACGCGATGGTGAAAGCCGCCAAGGTGACGCTGGTCGGCTGGGAGAAGATCGGCTCGGGCTATGTCACCGCCCTTGTGCGCGGCGACGTGGCTGCCGTCCGGGCCGCGACGGACGCCGGCGCTGCCGCGGCGCGGCGCGTGGGCGAGCTTGTGGCCGTCCACGTCATCCCGCGCCCGCATCCGAGCCTGGAAGACGTGCTGCCCATCGGCAAGTCTTCCAAGTAA
- the eutN gene encoding ethanolamine utilization protein EutN, whose amino-acid sequence MQLGKVIGRVWASVKNPGLEGQRLLIVQPVRPDLTPHGKPLICTDSTGAGAGEIIYWVRGREASFPFLPGEVASDATIVGIVDELHLGKKREAQC is encoded by the coding sequence GTGCAGTTGGGCAAAGTGATCGGCCGCGTCTGGGCCAGCGTGAAAAACCCCGGGCTCGAGGGCCAGCGCCTGCTCATCGTGCAGCCGGTCCGGCCGGATCTGACGCCCCACGGGAAACCCCTGATCTGTACGGATTCGACCGGCGCCGGCGCGGGAGAAATCATCTACTGGGTGCGGGGCAGGGAAGCGTCATTCCCCTTCCTTCCGGGAGAAGTGGCCAGCGACGCCACCATCGTCGGCATCGTGGACGAACTCCATCTCGGCAAGAAGCGGGAGGCCCAATGCTGA